Below is a genomic region from Streptosporangium album.
TTGGCGATCCAGTTGGGCGACCACATCAATCCGGAAGATTTTATCGCAGAGCATAAGCTTTTCGCGCACTTCCGGAACAACAGCAGCGGCTCCCACCAAAAGCGGCGTATTGGCACGTGTAACAAGAAGGTCCCCAGCCTTGATCTCATACCGTCGTTCAGGCATTAATTCCGCAGGGAGCCGCTTGTTCTCTTCTGGCCAGAACCGGCCATGCTTGACACTGCTGACCTTCAGAACACCCCATTCATCTTCACTGGCTGGGATATTGTCACAAAGAGGACTGGATCCCTGTTCGATCCGGCGGATCGCGCGCCTAAGGGGAATCACCCCATGTCGACTGCCAAGTCGATCAAGATCAAGATCAAGGAATGCTCGATCGCGCTCGTCTAGCTTCACCAAAACATTGCGCTGTAGCGATTCCATCTTCTCGATACGAGCGACCTCGCCATCAAGGAAGTCAGTGATGCGCCGCTGCTCCTCCAGGGCGGGCCATGGGACGGTCACCTCACCAAGCTCTTCAGCATTCAGATGAGGCTGAGCTGCTCGGCTTCGCGCGACATCTATCTGATGAATAATTTGAGTACTCAAAAGACAGTAAGCAAGAAATCGCGGATCCATCCGTTCCGGCGTAAGCCGCAAGTCGTAACCTGGAGCCGATCCTGCCCATTCTGGGGTTACCAGGGCCGAGTCCCCCGCATAAGCGCCGCTTCGCACAACCAAAATCTCACCCTCCTGCAGGAGAGGCGCTCGGTCCAAGGGCAGGTCTTTCAATGCAGCAAAGATCAACCCTTCGGGAACAATGGAACCTCGAAAGACATTGGTCGCTCGGAGGATCGGAATCCCGTCGGAACTCAACTTTGGCGGCTGCCCCAGCCCATATCGAACGCGCGCCACGCGTTTGATCGCGATATCCACATTAGCAACCCTCACTTGGTCACCTCGCCCAGAAGCTTCTGGATCTCGGCCTCAAGCGCCTTCAGCTCCGCGTCGATCTCTTCCAGTGGCCGTGGCGGCGTATACACGTAGAAGTGCCGCGTGAACGGGATCTCGAAGCCCACCTTGGTCTTGGAATGGTCCACCCAGGCGTCCGGGACGTGCGGCAGGACTTCTCGCCGCAGATACTCCTCGATCTCCGCTTCCCGCTCGGCCGGAGTCGAGTTCATCGACGTCAGCGGCACGTTCTCGTTGTCGCGCAGGTCGGCATCGGGCAGCGGATTGTTCTTCCGGTCGGTCTGGAGCTGGCCGCCAGGGTCGCTGACCGCGACCTCGTTCCAGATGGCGGCCTCGACCGGCTTGGGGAGCTTGCTCAACCCGTGCTCGGCCAGGGCCGCGTCCAGCTTCCCGGCGAACTCCAGCTTCGTGGCGCACGCCGTACCGGACAGTGACCCGAGAGCGGCGAGCAGCGCGGCACGCTGCTCGAACTTGGCGACGGCCTTGGCCTCCCCCACCGCCTCGGCGGTCTGGCCGGTGACCTCGAAGCGCTGCCGGAGCGGGCGTTCGACGGTGATGCGCTGGTAGCCGAAGGCGTGGCGGGGGAAGATCTTCAGCTTGGCGTGGTGCTCGTGCTCCTCATCAGCGGCGATCGCCAGGGCGTCCTTGTAGATCGCCGTCAGGTCGGCGATCTGCTCGTCGGGGATGAGCTTGCGCTTGTCGCCGAGGGACTTGCGCATCTTCGTCCAGCATCCCCGCGCGTCCAGCAGGATCACCTTGTCCTTCAAGACAGCGGCCTTGCGGTTGGACAGGATCCAGAAATAGGTGGAGATGCCGGTGTTGTAGAAGAGCTGGTCCGGCAGCGCCACGATGGCCTCCAGCCAGTCGTTCTCCAGGATCCAGCGGCGGATGTTCGACTCCCCCGACTCGGCCGCGCCGGTGAACAGCGGGGAGCCGTTGAAGACGATCGCGATGCGGGAGCCGCCCTGCTCGACCGGCTTCATGTGGGAGATCATGTGCTGCAGGAACAGGAACGAGCCGTCGTTGATCCGGGGTGTTCCGGCGCCGAAGCGCCCTGCCCAGCCGAGGTTGTCGGCCTCGTCCTGGACCTGCTTCTGGACCTTCTTCCACTCCACGCCGAACGGCGGGTTGGCCAGCAGATAGTCGAACTTCCTGTCCTCGTGGCCCCGGAGGACGAAGGAGTTGCCGAGAACGATCTGGGACGGGTCCTGGCCCTTGAGCATCATGTCCGAGCGGCAGATCGCCCAGGACTCGGGGTTGAGCTCCTGGCCGGCGACCTTGACCGTGGCCTTCTTGTTGTAGCGGGTGATGTGCTCCTCGGCCGCCGACAGGATGCCGCCGGTGCCGCAGGCCGGGTCGTAGATGGTCCGGACGATGCCGGGCGTCATCACGTCCTCGTCGTCGGGGGCCATCAGCAGGTTGACCATCAGCCGGATGACCTCGCGCGGGGTGAAGTGCTCACCGGCGGTCTCGTTGGAGATCTCGGAGAACTTCCGGATCAGCTCCTCGAAGACGTAACCCATCTGGTGGTTGTCGACGACGTCGGGGTGCAGGTCGATCGTCGCGAACTTCGAAGTCACCAGGTAGAGCAGCCCGGCCTCCTCCAGCCGGGTGATCTGCTCGTCGAAGCGGTATTTCTCCAGCACCTCGATCGCGCCGTCCGAGAACCCGCCGATATAGGCGCGCAGGTTCATGGCGACGTGGTCGGAGTCTCTGACCAGCTTCTTGAAGTCGAGATCGCTCTTGTTGTAGAAGCTCTCACCCGAGACACTCCTGAGCATCCGGTCCTTCGCCCCCTCGGGCAGGGTGCTGCCATTGAGCTCCTTGGCCTTGGCCAGGACTGCTTCCTTGGTCGGCTCCAGCACGCAGTCAAGGCGGCGCAGCACAGTGAGGGGCAGGATGACCTTGCCGTACTCCGACTGCCGGTAGTCACCGCGCAGCAGGTCGGCGACCGACCAGATGAAGTCCGCGTACTTCTGGTGGTTACCGCTCACGGGTTTCCCTTCACATCGTTGTCGTTGTACGGCCGGACGCTGCCGTGGGTCAGGCCGTCGGCTGTCAGCTGGATCAGGTTCTCACCCAGCTCGGCCGCCTGGCGCAGCGCGGACTCGAACGCCGCCAGGCGCCGGAACGCCTCGCCGTACGCCCGCTGCTCCTCGATCGGCAGCAACGGCACCTCCGCACGCCGTACGTCTACTCGAATATTGGTGGACATGGAGCTGTAATGCCGCAGATTGCTGGAACTGCAGAGGAAACCCGCCAGGAAGTCGGGGTCGAGCATCGCCGGGTCGGGCCGCAGGAGGTGGAGCTGGGTGCCGAGCACGGCGCCTCCCTGGGTGAGGACCCTGGCGACGGGGACGCGCACGACCTGGGGCACCGCGACGTCGCCCGGCCGGGTGAGGATCTCCCGCTGCACCGCGCGCTCGGGAGTCTTCCCCGAGGCTGGTCTGCCTGCGACGACGTCTTCGGCGGTGAGGACGGTTGAGTCGTCGGGGACCTCCGAGGTCTCACCCGGACGGGTCGGGGCCTGCTGGTGGACGGTGAGCATGCCGCGCCGCAGGAGCTCCGAGAGTGGCACCAGGGTGAGATCCCGAGGCTCGGTGGTGGTGGCGGGGACCAGCTCGGCCAGGACGCGGAGCAGGTCCACCACACGGTTGCGAGCCCCGGTGACCCGTTCGGGCGACAGGTCCTCGGAGGCCGTGGACAGGTATCTGGCGGGGGTCAGGTCGACCTCGTCGTCCAGCAGGTCGACGAGCGGAACCGAACGGCTCACCCCGGGCTCGTCCAGCTCGCGCCCCTCGGTGAACTCCCGCCAGGCCGCGGTGGCCACCTCGGCGTAGTCGTCCGGATGTGCGGAGGTGTCGACCATCAGGACGTGGCTGGGGGTGCGGGCCTCGGCGGGTCTGCGCAGGATCCAGAGTGTCAGGGCGACCGCGACGTTGGGGACGCTGCCCGCGGGGAGTGCGACGACGGCGCGCAGTGCGCCGCGGCGCAGGAGCTGGGCGCGGATCCGGCGGCCTGACCGGCGGTTGCCGACGGCGGGCGGCATCAGCAGGACGGCGATGCCGTCGGCCTTGAGATGGGCGAGCGCGTGCTGGACCCAGGCGAGCTCCGACTCCATCCGGGGCGGCAGGCCGTACTCCCAGCGGGGGTCGGCGGTCAGTTCCTCGTAGCCCCAGCCCCGGTCGTTGAACGGCGGGTTGCTCACCACCACGTCGGCCGAATCGCCGGGGAAGGCGTCGGCGCGCAGGGAGTCACCGGTGCGGATGTCGGCGTTCTCGGTGCACAGCGCGAGCCGTACGGCGGTGAGCCGGGCGGTGGTCCGGTCGGCGTCCTGGCCGGTGACCCTGGCCCCGGGCAGACGATCCAGCGCGCCGACGAGGAAGCCGCCGGCCCCGCAGGCGGGGTCGAAGACGGTCCAGGCGGCGGAGCCCGCGTCGCTCCCGGCGTCGCTCCGGGTGTCGTAGACGGTCCGAGCATCGGTCCGGGCGTCGATCTCGGCCAGGTCCAGGCTCAGCGCGACGATCTCGGGAGGGGTGAGATAGACCCGCCGGGAGTGCACCTCGAAGTAGCGTTCACACAGGAACTCGAAGGCGTCCGGGGCGCCGCGCTCGGCGGCGAGTGCGGCGATGGAACGGATCAGGGGCACCGCGTCGGCGGCCAGGGACGCGGGGAAGGCTCCGATGACCTCGCGCACCCTTCCGGGGAGCTTGGCCGCGACGGTCGCGTCGTCGCCGGCCGCGAGGTCCGTCCAGTCGCCGCCCCTGCGGTGCGTGTAGGCGAGGAACGCGCCGAGGTCGGCGATCAGGTCGGCGAGCTCGTCGTCGTCCGCGACGGCCCGCAGGTCCTGCCAGAGCCATTCGTCGGGCGGGAGCTTCCTGCCGTCGCCGTGGGAGAGCAGCCAGGTCCGGATCTCCCCCAGTGAGAAGGCCGGGCTGGTGGCCGTGCCGCCGACCGGCTCGGGGAAGTCGTCGTGGCGGCGTCTCCAGTTGCTCACCGCCGCCCGGCCCACTCCGGCCAGCCGCGCGATGTCGGCAGCGGTCACCTGGACGTCTCGCCGCATGTCGGCCGCCTTCCACAAGAACCCCGATGTAAACCGAATCTTATCGCGAGGAGTCTTCTCTGAGCAATGTCGCGAAAATAGTTGGTTGATTCCATCAACACGTGCTCTACTGAATGACGTCGGCCACGTTGCACCATCAACGGAAGGAACGGTGGCTCGTGATCACCTCCCCCATGCGCATCGACGAGTTCCGAGCAGGCGTCGCGCTGCTCCCGGCCGACCTGGCGACCCGCGCCGAGGCGCTCAAGCTCTACGCGACACGCCGCCCCGGCTGCCCTGACTGCGAGAGCGCCTGCGACTCCGTCCGCCTTGCCTTCAGCGCCGCGTCCTTCGGAGACCTCCCGGCGGCCGGACGGCTGCTCACCGCTGCGGAACGGAGTGCCCGGCTGACCTCGCACGCGGCCGGATGCGGGCGCGGAGGCCTGCGGTCGGTCAGGGGTGTGCCCGGAAACCACGGCCAGGTGGCGCGGCGCTGGGCCACGACGGGACCGCTGACGGCCGCCACCGACGCCAGCTGGAAGAGCAGGATCTGCGGGATCGGCTACGTCACGAGCGAGGGCTGCTGGGGCCTGCGCGGCTGGAGCGTGGACCGGCACGACCCCACAGGTCCCTCCAAGGTCCTGGTCAACGAGCTTCGGGCGGTCGACCTGCTGCTCCGGGCCGTGGGCAGGCCCGACGTCCTGCTGGTGGACAGTCTCTGGGCCCTGAGCTTCCTGCACGCCTGGCAGCGCGGTGACACCGAGCACCTGCCCGAGGGCTACGACCTACGGCCCCGGCGGAACGGGCCGCCGGCCCTGGTCCGGCTCGCCGAGCACGTCGCCGAACTGGACGGGCTCACCTTCCAGCACGTCAAGGGGCATTCGGGGCACCTGCTCAACGAAGCGGCCGACTCGCTGGCCTCCATCGCCCGCCGAGCGGTCACCGAGAGGTTCGACGCCACCGGCCGGGCCGGCGGCCTCGTCTCCTCCTTCCTGTCCTCCTGGCACCAGCCCCCGGTGGCCGCCTGACTCTCCCCGGTTCCACAGGCCTGTCGAAGCTTCCTCCGCAGGCCCGTCGAAGCTTCTTCCGCAGGCCTTGCGAGCTTCCTCCGCAGGCCTCGGCCGTACGGCCCGCCGACCATGTGCGGCCGGCCGAGGCCGGATGTCCCCTTCCCCACCCCGTTCCCCACCCCGACAAAGGAGTCCCTCATGTTCAAGCGTGTCCTGGCCGTGCTCACCCTGGCCGCCGCGACCCTCACGACCGGTGCCACCGCCTCCCACGCCACCGCCACCGCCGCCGTCGCCGTCGGCAAGACCTACCGCGGCGAGGGCGATCAGGTTATCCGGGTCTCCGTCACCAAGGCCCCCGGTCTGCTGGAGTTCAGCCACGACGGCGAGGCCAACTTCATCGTTCACACGATCAATCCGGCGGGGAGGAAGGCGGAGCTCCTGGTCAACACCATCGGCTCCTACGACGGCACCGTGTTGTACAACACCTACGGCGGTAAGGGCACCGCAGCACTGGAGATCAAGGCCGACGGTGCCTGGACCGCCCGGTTCAAGCCGGTGACCACGGCCCGCTGCTGGTGCGCCGGAACCATCCGCGGCGACGGCGACCAGGTGCTCAAGCTCTCCCCCACCCGGGGCCTGCGCACCGTCCGCGCCGCCCACAGCGGCGAGGGCAACTTCATCGTCTTCGGCTACAGCCGCGTCGGCTCCTACGGCGACCTGCTGTTCAACGAGATCGGCGGCTACAAGGGCAAGGCCCTGCTGCCCACCGGCACCCGCCTGGTCACCGTCAAGGCCGACGGCCCCTGGACCCTCACCCGCCGCTGATCTTCTACGGCATCGTGCCGGGGCGCGCCCGTCTCCCCACTCAACCGCCGCCGGTGTTGGAACGAGTCAACGATTTCACCAGACGAAGCCTCCGTCGCAGACCCCGACCGGCTCCGGGCCGACCTGGGCGAACTCGCGGATCTTGCCAACGACCTGGACAAACAGCGAAGCGAGCAGTCTGTGTTCTCCGGCGAGAAGAGGAACGAACTCGCGCGACTCGACGGCTCGGCCCAGGCCGCCCAGGCCGCCGCAGACGCCGAGATCGCCGCCGCGGCCTTGGTGGAGGAGAGCGAGGAGTATCTTCGCCTCCAGATTGCCCGGAGCATCCTCAGTACGTGCATGGAAAAGTATCGCCAGGCGCAGCAGGATACGCGGCCGTGCTGCCCGACGGCATGGTCTTCGAGATCTACCCGGCGACCGAGAGCAGGGAGACCGGGGCGCTCCGGATCGGGTTCGCGGTCGCCAAGGCGACCATCGGCCCCGGACGGCATCTTCTCCGCGACCCCGACGGGCGCACGGTCGAGCTCCACGTCGAGGCCTCCGCCGCGTCTCGACGCACGGTCGGCCCGGAGTAGGACTCCGCCGAACAGCCGCAGACGAGCACCACCGGCGTGTGACGCGGCTCACCGCTTACGGCTCTGCCGTACGGGTCGCCGTAGGTGGAGGATCGTCGGTACCCGGACGAGGAGGAACCGATGTCCCAGGAGCGTGCCGCCGTCATGGTCAAGCACCAGGCGCGCGGCTGCGCCGAGCTCGGCTCACCGCTGTACGCGTTCCTGTTGGAACGGGTGGCCCGGGATGTCCGTGAGGGAGGTCCCTGCGCGCAGGCGCTCGCCGGATACGGGGACGCTCCCGGACCCGACGCCGTGGCGCTGCGACTGCTGGGCGGTGTGCACGCCCTCGCCCTCACCGGCCGGGCGCCCGACCTGGCCGCCTGCTACCCGAGCACGGGCGGTGTCTTCGACCCGGACCGGCCGGAGCCGTGCTGGCAGGCCTTCCGAGCGGCCGTCACCACCGAGATGGAGTGGGTCCGTGACTGGATGACCCGGCCGCCGCAGACCAACGAGGTCGGCCGGGCCAACCTGCTGGTCACCGGGCTGCTGCGGGCCTCTCAGACCTGGCCGTTGCCGGTCAGGCTGCTGGAGCTGGGCTCCAGCGCCGGGCTCAACCTGCGAGCCGACCGGTTCCGCTACGTCTCCGAGGGCTTCGCCTGGGGTCCGGCCGACTCGCCGGTCCTGCTGGAGGACGCCTGGCGGGGTATCCCGCCCGCCTGGCTGGTGGAGGCGGCCGCCCGGCGGCCGGCCCTGACCGTCGTCGAACGGCGCGGCTGCGACGTGACGCCCATCGACCCGCTGTCCTCCGGCGGGGCGCTGGCCCTGCGGGCCTACATCTGGCCGGACCAGGCCGCCCGCGCGGCGCGACTGGAGGGTGCCCTGCGGCTGGCCGAACAGGTGCCGGCCGAGGTCGACGCCGTCGGCGCGGCCGACTTCCTGGCGGATGTCCGACCGGATCCGGGCACGCTCACCGTGGTCTGGCACTCGATCATGCGCCAGTACGTCCCGGCTGCCGAGTGGGCGCGGGTGGAGCGGGAACTGGACCGGCTGGCGGAGGCCGCCACGGCGGAGACGGGCTTCGCCCATGTCTCCTTCGAGCCGCGCAGGGTCGGCGAGCGGCACCGCTTCCGGCTGGCCGTACGGCTCGGCGGAGCGGCCGAGCAGGTCTTGGCGGAGGCGCCCCCGCACGGCCTCCCGGCCCGCGAGGTCACCACCGCCTGACAGCAGCCCGCGAGCCGTCCGTGGAACCGGCGCCGCAGATCATCGGTGAATCATCGTGTGCTTCAGGCGGTGAGGAGTTCGGTTTGCCGGGTGGGCCGTGGAGGGTTCCGGTAATACGGGTGGCGGCGGTGGTTCCTTCGGCTTGGGCGCTGCGAAAAATGATGTACAGCGGGTTGGTGGTGATACGGACCCCGACCCCTGCAGCCTCTATCGCAGCGACGGCCATTATCCATATAGCGGGAGATCAGAGCTTAACGGGCATTGCGAGACGGGTATGGGTACCGCTAAGCCATGCGTCGTCGATCTCTCTGCCGGTCATCCTTCCGATGAGCACCAGGGCCGAGGTGACGCAGGTCGCCACGGCCGGGTCATACTGAGCCGATCATAAGTTTTGGGACTATCGGTGTTACGGGCTGATGTAGGCCAGATGCGGGTCGGCGAAGAAGGCCCGGACGATGTCGGGACGCTTTTGCAGCCGGCGCATGCTGCGGTGCATGGCCGCGGCCAGCTCGTGCTCATCGGCGACCGCCTGGCGCGCCACCCGGGCCTTGACGTTTTGGTTGATCCACTCATCGGGGTTGAGCTCCGGCGCATACGCGGGCAAGAAGACCAAACGCAGCCGCCCGCCGGTGCGCGCGACGAAATCACCGACCGCTCGGGCGGTATGGATCGACGAGCCGTCGACGATCAAAACGATCGGCCCGGTGATGGTGCGCAGCAGCTGCGCGCAGAACCCGAGGAACGCCCACCGGTCCATCGCGCCGTGTCCCAGCCGGTAGCGCAGCGTGCCGTCGGCCCCTACCGCCGAGAACATCTTCACCGACCGGCGGCCCGCCCCGGCCGACACGACCGGCGTCTGCCCCACTAGCCCCCAGGTGGTGCCGCAGCGGTGATCGACACGCATGCTCATCTCGTCGGCGAACACCACCACCGCTCCCCGCGCGCAGGCCTGGCGGCAGATCGCGGGGAAGGCCACCGTCGTCCACTCGGTGATGGCCGCCGGATCACGCCGCAGCGCCCGGTAGGCCGGACACTGTGGCGACAGGCCCAGCCCGCGCAGCAGCCGTCCGGCCGCCGCCACCGACAGGCCGATCCCGAACCAGGCCGCGATCACCATCGCCACCAGCGCCCGCGTCCACAGCACAACGGCCGTGCCCAGCACCTGACGGGGGTGACGTCACGGACCACCGCCTTGATGGTCTGTTCCTGGCCGGGGGTGAGCCGCCGTGGCCTGCCCGGAGCCTTCTTGATCCGCAGCGCCTTGGTGCCGCCCGATCGCGCCTGGCGTTTCCACCGAAACACCGATTCGCGGCCTACTCCCAGCGCATCAGCCACCCGATCCGGTGACATGCCCTGTTCCAGCAACCGGAGGGCGAAGACTTCTCCTCGAACGTCGCTCTGCGACCTTTTCTGGCCATACTCCAAGCATGTCCCCGCCAGAACTCGATCTCCCACCGCCACCCAACACGTACCAAAACTTATGATCGACTCAGTAGCACCGAAAAGCCCCGCGCCTGACTCGAATACAGGGCTCTCGTGGTCATATAATTTCGAATACCTTCAGAAACCCCAAGCTTTGGCGGGAACACAATAAAGGGTCCGGGTTGACGCAAACCATTCACGGTCGAGGAAACGCCCAGTGATCCGCCCGACCATGCAGAGAAGGAGGTGGAGTTCTTGTGTGCTGGACATGTCGTCCTCCAACTCAAGCCCCTCCGCATACACCGCGTACTCGGGTACACTCACCGGCGCGCCATCGATGTAGGGCGGATCGATTTCATTGACGAGCGCGCCGTCCTGATACAGGTACAGGTGGTCGAGCTCAGTCAGTCCTCCGTTGTAATACACGGTGAGCAGTCGTCGTCCTCCCGCGCTGAGCGCCTTCGCCTCCGTAGTCGTATGAAAGGCGCTGAGCCAGAGGATGTGAGTCCAGCCGGGCGTGTGGGACCCGATCCAGATGACCTCGTCGTCCAAAGACTGCTCGTACCTGGTCATCGCCTCGGCGAAGCCGCACTCCACGCGCGAGCCCGGATCCACCTGCAACCGCCGCGCCAACTCCTCCGGGTCGTCGCCCTCGACCCATATCCCGGCGAACCCACTGCGCAGCCCAAATTCCCGTAAGAGGTCCCACTGACTCTCTGAGGGCAGCAACCCAACCATGTCGCCATCGCATTCTCCGCCGACTCGACGGGTGCCTTGAGAAGGGAAACGTGTGGTTGCCAGGCTGATCGCTTGGCAACCACACATCAATATACTGCGCGCAGCGGCGGACTATGTGCCGGTTATGGCACGATCATCATCCAGAACGGACTGTCCTCCACCTTGTCGCCGACCTCGTCGGGAGTGAGGCGATACTGGGAGTAGAAGCTGGAGAGAGTGCCGCCGTGGCTCCGGTTCTGATGCAGATCGATGCCCCGTACCGAGTAATTCAACTTGTCCTTCGCTGCTCCTTGTTTGGTGGTCGCGTACGGATATTCATCGCAGTCGTAGACGCCAGCGTAGTTGTCCTTGAACTTACTCTCGTATTCGTAGTACTTGCAGTAGTTCGTCCCTGTGGATTTGCGCCAGAACTCCTGCTCGGGCGTGCCGAAGTCCGACCAGAACTGATGCTTGGAGAAGACCGCGCGGTTGGCCTTTTCATCATCATTGGTGCCTCGGTATAGTGGCTGGCCTTCTGGGGTGTTCGACGCCGCCGCCCAGTTGCCGGGAATCGCCTTGGATATCTCAGTGCCGAGTATTTTCTTCGTCGGCGGATACTCGGGGTCCCGCGACGCCGTAGTGTCGCCCCGCCGCAAGGGCGGGAACGTCTCGATGTTCTTGGAGGGATCCATCGCATCCTCGATGTGCTCGATGACATCGATGAAGTTTCGGTTCAAGCTCTTGGACATGGTCCAGACCCGATGCGCTCGGGTGTTGACGCATCCTCCGGTGTGGTCCGGGACGCCGTCGTCGACGTTGTCGGACTTCCCCAGCGTCTGCCAGTCGCAGCGGAAGTTCGGGGCCCACACGGTGTCGGCCGCGGGCGGCGGGTCCCCGTTCCGGTATACGCCGATGCGCTTCCCCTCCCGGTCGATGACGTCCTGCGACCATAGACGCCCTATGTAGCCGACACCTCCGATCGACGTGATGAGCGGCTTGATGGTGCACACCGCGTTCTTCTTGGCCGCGTCGGGATAACCCCGGACCATGACGGCGACGTGACTCGTCGCCTCCCAGCTCGAGATCGACTTGAGGTGGTCGCTGTCTCCCTCGACCGCGCACCGAGACGAGGTTTCCGACGACACCGTAAGGTCGAAGCCGACGTTCATCTGCTGAAGCCCTCGGTCGAACCTGGTCTGCCTCACGCCGTCCTGGAAGATCCCGAAGTCCTGGAGCCGTACGAACGCCTTGACATGCTGCGGCTTCGTGGTGCCATCGCCGCTGACAACTCCGTCTCCGGCGGCGTTGCCCAGATAACTGTGCATGACCCAGGTGGCACGGAACCGGAAGATCATGTCATCGGTCAGAGAATCGATCGCCACATCCGCCAACTTCGCCGCCATGCGGATGACCGGATGCCTTCCACCCTTTTTGATCTTCTTGGTGGTGTCGTCGTCTTCCTGGTACGCGCCGATGGTGTAGTAGGACGACCAGCAGGACGAGTACGGGCGCTCCTGGATACGGGCCATCTCGGGCTTGCCGTAGACAGGGGGCGAGCCGTAGCAGGTCTCCAGTGATATGTGATCATTGTTGAAGTTGGAGACGGCCGCGCTGGCCTTCGGCGTGGACGTACCGGGCGGTGCGAGCTGTCCTGAAGAACTCTCGGTCACGGCGTTCACGCCGGTGAAGAGGGCAGCAACATCGCTAGCCGTCAGTGACCGCTGATAGAGCTGCACCTCGTCGAGGCCGCCCTGCATCCGGGTGCCCAAAGTCATTGCGGAGTCGGCATGCCATGGGGATACCGCGAGGGGCTCTGACTTGACCAGGACTCCGTTGAGGTGCAGCGTCGCGGTCTTGGCCGTGGCGTCGTACACGCCCGCGAGGTGGAACCATTCGTTGACCGGCGGTTCGACGTCGGACAGCACGCCCTGGGTGGTCGCGCCGGCAGCATCGGCGCTGGTGAAGGTGAAGATCAAGCCGTGGTCGGGGGTGTTGCCGAGACGGAACGGCGCCTGGTGGGTGCCTTTCTGCTCGATGACGGTGTAGTCGCCGTCCTTGTCGTTCCACCGTAGCCAGGCGGCGGCGGTGAAGCTCTGGTCGGTGCGGATCACCGGCCCGGTGGTCTGTGCGAGCGGTTCCTCAC
It encodes:
- a CDS encoding restriction endonuclease subunit S, with translation MDIAIKRVARVRYGLGQPPKLSSDGIPILRATNVFRGSIVPEGLIFAALKDLPLDRAPLLQEGEILVVRSGAYAGDSALVTPEWAGSAPGYDLRLTPERMDPRFLAYCLLSTQIIHQIDVARSRAAQPHLNAEELGEVTVPWPALEEQRRITDFLDGEVARIEKMESLQRNVLVKLDERDRAFLDLDLDRLGSRHGVIPLRRAIRRIEQGSSPLCDNIPASEDEWGVLKVSSVKHGRFWPEENKRLPAELMPERRYEIKAGDLLVTRANTPLLVGAAAVVPEVREKLMLCDKIFRIDVVAQLDRQFIVLASRGTRIRDLCGAASHGTSQSMSNLKTEEIKEWPIPNAGLSEQREVVKRVKEQQAMTGSLRSRIGRQLKLLAERKQALITAAVTGRIDVTTARGIEG
- a CDS encoding type I restriction-modification system subunit M — its product is MSGNHQKYADFIWSVADLLRGDYRQSEYGKVILPLTVLRRLDCVLEPTKEAVLAKAKELNGSTLPEGAKDRMLRSVSGESFYNKSDLDFKKLVRDSDHVAMNLRAYIGGFSDGAIEVLEKYRFDEQITRLEEAGLLYLVTSKFATIDLHPDVVDNHQMGYVFEELIRKFSEISNETAGEHFTPREVIRLMVNLLMAPDDEDVMTPGIVRTIYDPACGTGGILSAAEEHITRYNKKATVKVAGQELNPESWAICRSDMMLKGQDPSQIVLGNSFVLRGHEDRKFDYLLANPPFGVEWKKVQKQVQDEADNLGWAGRFGAGTPRINDGSFLFLQHMISHMKPVEQGGSRIAIVFNGSPLFTGAAESGESNIRRWILENDWLEAIVALPDQLFYNTGISTYFWILSNRKAAVLKDKVILLDARGCWTKMRKSLGDKRKLIPDEQIADLTAIYKDALAIAADEEHEHHAKLKIFPRHAFGYQRITVERPLRQRFEVTGQTAEAVGEAKAVAKFEQRAALLAALGSLSGTACATKLEFAGKLDAALAEHGLSKLPKPVEAAIWNEVAVSDPGGQLQTDRKNNPLPDADLRDNENVPLTSMNSTPAEREAEIEEYLRREVLPHVPDAWVDHSKTKVGFEIPFTRHFYVYTPPRPLEEIDAELKALEAEIQKLLGEVTK
- a CDS encoding N-6 DNA methylase, with protein sequence MRRDVQVTAADIARLAGVGRAAVSNWRRRHDDFPEPVGGTATSPAFSLGEIRTWLLSHGDGRKLPPDEWLWQDLRAVADDDELADLIADLGAFLAYTHRRGGDWTDLAAGDDATVAAKLPGRVREVIGAFPASLAADAVPLIRSIAALAAERGAPDAFEFLCERYFEVHSRRVYLTPPEIVALSLDLAEIDARTDARTVYDTRSDAGSDAGSAAWTVFDPACGAGGFLVGALDRLPGARVTGQDADRTTARLTAVRLALCTENADIRTGDSLRADAFPGDSADVVVSNPPFNDRGWGYEELTADPRWEYGLPPRMESELAWVQHALAHLKADGIAVLLMPPAVGNRRSGRRIRAQLLRRGALRAVVALPAGSVPNVAVALTLWILRRPAEARTPSHVLMVDTSAHPDDYAEVATAAWREFTEGRELDEPGVSRSVPLVDLLDDEVDLTPARYLSTASEDLSPERVTGARNRVVDLLRVLAELVPATTTEPRDLTLVPLSELLRRGMLTVHQQAPTRPGETSEVPDDSTVLTAEDVVAGRPASGKTPERAVQREILTRPGDVAVPQVVRVPVARVLTQGGAVLGTQLHLLRPDPAMLDPDFLAGFLCSSSNLRHYSSMSTNIRVDVRRAEVPLLPIEEQRAYGEAFRRLAAFESALRQAAELGENLIQLTADGLTHGSVRPYNDNDVKGNP
- a CDS encoding ribonuclease HI — its product is MITSPMRIDEFRAGVALLPADLATRAEALKLYATRRPGCPDCESACDSVRLAFSAASFGDLPAAGRLLTAAERSARLTSHAAGCGRGGLRSVRGVPGNHGQVARRWATTGPLTAATDASWKSRICGIGYVTSEGCWGLRGWSVDRHDPTGPSKVLVNELRAVDLLLRAVGRPDVLLVDSLWALSFLHAWQRGDTEHLPEGYDLRPRRNGPPALVRLAEHVAELDGLTFQHVKGHSGHLLNEAADSLASIARRAVTERFDATGRAGGLVSSFLSSWHQPPVAA
- a CDS encoding DUF2332 domain-containing protein, with translation MSQERAAVMVKHQARGCAELGSPLYAFLLERVARDVREGGPCAQALAGYGDAPGPDAVALRLLGGVHALALTGRAPDLAACYPSTGGVFDPDRPEPCWQAFRAAVTTEMEWVRDWMTRPPQTNEVGRANLLVTGLLRASQTWPLPVRLLELGSSAGLNLRADRFRYVSEGFAWGPADSPVLLEDAWRGIPPAWLVEAAARRPALTVVERRGCDVTPIDPLSSGGALALRAYIWPDQAARAARLEGALRLAEQVPAEVDAVGAADFLADVRPDPGTLTVVWHSIMRQYVPAAEWARVERELDRLAEAATAETGFAHVSFEPRRVGERHRFRLAVRLGGAAEQVLAEAPPHGLPAREVTTA
- a CDS encoding IS630 family transposase; its protein translation is MLGTAVVLWTRALVAMVIAAWFGIGLSVAAAGRLLRGLGLSPQCPAYRALRRDPAAITEWTTVAFPAICRQACARGAVVVFADEMSMRVDHRCGTTWGLVGQTPVVSAGAGRRSVKMFSAVGADGTLRYRLGHGAMDRWAFLGFCAQLLRTITGPIVLIVDGSSIHTARAVGDFVARTGGRLRLVFLPAYAPELNPDEWINQNVKARVARQAVADEHELAAAMHRSMRRLQKRPDIVRAFFADPHLAYISP
- a CDS encoding helix-turn-helix domain-containing protein, translated to MAVGDRVLAGTCLEYGQKRSQSDVRGEVFALRLLEQGMSPDRVADALGVGRESVFRWKRQARSGGTKALRIKKAPGRPRRLTPGQEQTIKAVVRDVTPVRCWARPLCCGRGRWWRW